A window from Sinanaerobacter sp. ZZT-01 encodes these proteins:
- a CDS encoding non-ribosomal peptide synthetase, which produces MKSMEMSFPNLREMIQYQCVNSGKKIIFIDQNGTNVLNYRQLGRCICKISELLMQKGIHKGERVILQMNKKQHVFITILSLIYMGAIPILLPVCINEVQYRQFKRISEQNPAFHILCDKSGEKYLNFYSGDSPASIVLEDNEFEAEDTRGKSIFKQYDDLSVVTDEAAVLYSSGSTSDPKGIVWTHNSVLSILSATAQEYKVTSEDIFMAWYPLEHTLGLTYFMLLPIFMGCEIVHLDKEAFAENPKSWFDAIEKYKATISSAPNFAFQRMSKLITMQDSWRLDSIRLMLNSGEPISHEVTEQFSLKTKRFGLSADRMVPMYGLTEASGTPITNTQGWCPQISARQLKVGIEFNESALELLLKDIVCQGKPISGVSMKIVDENEVELGEDTVGYIQIGGKTLSKGYLNIKNDDFFNNGWLNTGDIGFINQGLLFIIGRKKDMFFLNGRNIFLRDIEQMIQEEFGWRCAACGENIAQEGKSLIYVFIELKITEEEITEKKRKIMQRVYSKSGIRLEDVIFVSSLAMTQVGKVNKPQLLQSYRDGIQCGGKESIDCCGTEDILRQLQTIVKEDISLDTAIYDVMNDSLMMFRCLGLLNKHYHLKLGMFDLVQCNTVHDLVRRMQDKLGRENQTKAACSSALPVTLIQEAYYLGRQQVFFGGKNGTHMYMEIQHNLDESRIQETLQALIKRHEMLRAVFSENQQHIMNAEELPPFSLQTDSIEEEQRTAYLQKNREESLHSVFDPGKWPLFSVKNVKINEAEERRQLAIVDIDMLIADGMSMHILLRDFIALYKGGPLEDVPISYRRYLEQLAEIKSSSKYKEDRAFWVERASNFPPAPALPVNVKMSHSGNDTKRLERRYSSKEWSRLEAFARDASVTVSVVLCYCYLKTLEKWSGSERFAINITVFDRPFTMNGIENVVGDFTTNVLLDYTSCQDGRTDLIGRLRELRDRMYLYFDHSAFEGIELIREIAKVQEIKTESLMPIVFTSMLFDGASNFDWDCVKYSLTQTSQVSLDSQVHRQKDSYLIAWDYLIKLYPEHMIEDMFRYYCQMLESLMQKSTDRVIFPDESAVSAYNQTQEKQMGAPLDLLLQESLLKYNDNIAVIQGEKRLSYRELYEKSEHLIANIQTQGIEKGDSIVVLTRRNIQTIAVLTAMVRMGVVYIPVPAAYPQQRVQYIEKHSGAKGILDATELYQNMDETAKPQKISPCSLEDSLYVIYTSGSTGEPKGVEMTHGAVVNTLLDINKRFCITASSTAIALSALNFDLSVYDVFGMLLAGGTISLISETRDSAEIENVLKEGAVSIWNSVPALMELFLEGVTDEYINPELRLVLLSGDWISTDLPEKIRYHFPNAKTVSLGGATEAAIWSIYYPIDRVAPEWDSIPYGYPLSNQRIYVLDGSYEICPYDVPGEIYIGGVGLAKGYRNDEKKTNAAFIQANVFGRLYKTGDYGKFTRDGYVVFLGRRDGQVKIGGHRIELGEIEGQMRQIPRIKETVVLLNKRKQLVAYYTSHEAVEAQAIQESLAAFLPPYMIPKQFHHLSEMPLTANGKLDRRALSHMDVQAPEEGRGTFQGEIEPQIKEIWAANLGYDAIGPYDDYFALGGDSITAQRIRTSIQKKFGVKIPFTTIIEQGNIRSLSAVVTREIERSAVRHEEKNITAAELKNEYPMTGVQLAYYTGRNSSFELGRYNAHYYFELDMDFSASRLERSVQKLIKRHEALRTVFHKNGMQEVMQNTAKYKVEAVDAGLWSESRIEEEALKIREQLSHKTYDHGKWPLFTFKVIEKQKSSLLFASIDLMVCDGDSLQILLGELAEDLRTGSLTDTLPYTYRNYLADIGKNIGTQEYSDAKEYWMNRIPDFAEFPRLPMVQKVSDCREYRIKRVKEYIPAAIWKKTKEAAKAHRVSPSALLCAIYAMVLSKWSNQTDLMINMTVFQRVPVHPDVSHIIGDFTKLVPLNLKADTKNLWEAAKKTQNQILTDLEHIAFDGTEIVRELSKRSGALGKALLPVVFTCILFDSPEDWFEQLGKLRYAISQTPQVFLDNQIIEMRGALHISWDYVEELFDEDILHSIFSDFVTAIRHAYETDMLKYDVNESIEAAWRGYNHSIQSVSPVTLHSLFEKQAQKTPDAIALIDGERGICYGEIERKSNQIAQYLIHKGVRAHSERIGILSIRCAETVISILGALKAGAAYVPIDADFPNERRKYILDDSRCSLLLEPSIYSSGVLEGFEGIPVNTQMDPYSLAYIIYTSGSTGVPKGVKISHQAACNTIIDINQKISLSESDCLIGISSICFDLSVYDMFGAFSKGARLAIVPEPRDIPAVVSLLKKNRVSIWNSVPVIYGMAVDHMQNKNLHQEIPLREILLSGDWIPLDLPLRSKCLFSDSKFMSLGGATEASIWSIYYNVTEVKKTWNSIPYGMPLMNQTMYVLDRDLELCAPGVKGDIYIGGVGLALGYQGDSVKTEKAFLVHPHWGRIYKTGDIGTYHKEGWIEFLGREDTQVKIRGFRVELGEIESALERLPEVDEAAATLYERGSTKQIIGYFVCRNHTSGDSLKIKKSLSSFLPEYMIPSQLIQLPAFPLSANGKVDKSKLPKPSETENLEENTVFTAPETNLQKQLVDIWENIFEMKHIGIEDDFYSLGGDSITLMKLIDELQMKLGILVSIDEILENVTVREVADLIEGTKA; this is translated from the coding sequence ATGAAAAGTATGGAGATGTCATTTCCAAATTTGCGTGAAATGATTCAATATCAGTGTGTAAACAGCGGTAAGAAGATTATTTTTATAGACCAAAATGGTACAAATGTTTTAAATTACAGGCAGCTTGGGCGTTGCATATGCAAAATAAGCGAGTTGCTGATGCAAAAGGGGATTCATAAAGGAGAGCGTGTTATTCTTCAAATGAACAAGAAACAACATGTGTTTATCACGATTCTTTCCTTGATTTATATGGGAGCAATTCCGATCCTGTTACCTGTTTGCATCAATGAGGTTCAATATCGGCAATTTAAAAGGATTTCTGAGCAAAATCCTGCGTTTCATATACTGTGTGATAAGTCGGGAGAAAAGTATCTCAATTTTTATAGCGGGGATAGCCCTGCATCTATCGTCTTGGAGGATAACGAATTTGAGGCAGAAGATACAAGAGGCAAAAGCATTTTTAAACAGTATGATGATTTATCAGTTGTGACGGATGAAGCCGCTGTTTTATATTCCTCAGGAAGCACATCTGATCCGAAGGGAATTGTATGGACACATAACAGTGTTCTGAGTATATTGTCTGCAACTGCACAGGAATATAAGGTAACTTCTGAGGATATTTTTATGGCATGGTATCCCCTTGAACATACACTAGGACTTACTTATTTTATGCTGCTGCCGATTTTTATGGGCTGCGAGATTGTGCATCTAGACAAGGAAGCATTTGCAGAAAACCCAAAAAGCTGGTTTGACGCGATTGAAAAATATAAGGCCACCATATCCTCCGCACCGAATTTTGCGTTTCAGCGGATGAGTAAGCTCATCACTATGCAGGACAGCTGGAGGCTTGATAGTATAAGGCTGATGCTTAATTCAGGAGAGCCGATTTCGCACGAAGTAACAGAGCAATTTTCTTTAAAAACAAAGAGGTTTGGATTATCTGCCGATCGCATGGTTCCTATGTACGGATTGACTGAAGCCAGTGGTACCCCTATTACAAATACTCAGGGCTGGTGTCCTCAGATTTCTGCCCGGCAGCTTAAGGTGGGAATTGAATTTAATGAAAGTGCGTTAGAATTGCTGCTGAAAGATATCGTTTGCCAAGGAAAGCCAATCTCAGGGGTATCGATGAAGATTGTTGATGAGAATGAAGTCGAGCTGGGTGAAGATACTGTTGGATACATACAAATCGGAGGAAAAACGTTAAGCAAAGGCTATCTCAATATAAAAAATGACGATTTTTTTAATAATGGATGGCTTAATACCGGCGATATCGGTTTTATAAATCAAGGGCTGCTTTTTATTATTGGAAGAAAAAAGGACATGTTTTTTTTAAATGGACGGAATATTTTTCTTCGAGACATTGAGCAGATGATTCAGGAAGAATTCGGTTGGAGGTGTGCTGCATGTGGCGAAAATATTGCACAGGAAGGCAAGTCGCTTATTTATGTGTTTATAGAGCTGAAAATAACCGAAGAGGAGATAACGGAGAAAAAAAGAAAGATTATGCAAAGGGTATACTCCAAATCCGGAATACGCTTAGAGGATGTTATTTTTGTAAGCAGCCTTGCTATGACACAAGTTGGTAAAGTGAATAAGCCACAGCTGCTTCAGAGCTATAGAGACGGTATCCAATGCGGCGGAAAAGAGAGTATAGATTGCTGCGGGACAGAAGATATATTAAGGCAATTACAGACAATTGTAAAAGAAGATATTTCTCTGGATACGGCCATTTACGATGTGATGAACGATTCACTGATGATGTTTCGCTGCTTAGGCTTGTTAAATAAGCACTATCATTTAAAGCTTGGCATGTTTGATCTAGTCCAGTGTAATACGGTTCATGATTTAGTTCGAAGGATGCAAGATAAGCTTGGAAGAGAAAATCAAACAAAAGCAGCATGCAGCAGTGCTTTGCCTGTGACTCTGATACAGGAAGCTTATTATTTGGGCCGTCAGCAGGTTTTCTTTGGCGGAAAGAACGGAACCCATATGTACATGGAGATTCAGCACAATTTGGATGAGAGTAGAATTCAGGAAACGCTGCAAGCGCTGATAAAAAGGCATGAAATGCTGCGTGCCGTTTTCTCTGAAAACCAGCAGCACATTATGAATGCAGAAGAGCTGCCACCGTTTTCTCTGCAAACCGATTCCATTGAAGAAGAGCAGCGTACCGCTTATTTGCAAAAAAACCGTGAAGAAAGCTTACATTCCGTTTTTGACCCCGGGAAGTGGCCTCTGTTTTCTGTTAAAAATGTAAAGATAAATGAAGCGGAAGAAAGGCGGCAATTGGCAATCGTTGATATAGATATGCTCATAGCGGATGGGATGAGCATGCACATATTACTGCGGGATTTTATCGCTTTATATAAGGGAGGTCCATTGGAAGATGTACCGATTTCCTACCGCAGATATTTGGAGCAGCTTGCTGAAATAAAATCCAGTTCAAAATACAAAGAGGACAGAGCATTTTGGGTTGAACGAGCATCGAATTTTCCCCCTGCTCCGGCTCTTCCTGTAAATGTAAAGATGTCTCATTCAGGCAATGATACAAAGCGTTTGGAACGGCGTTACTCGTCAAAGGAATGGAGCAGGTTGGAGGCCTTTGCAAGGGATGCGTCTGTGACGGTCAGTGTTGTTTTGTGCTATTGCTATTTAAAAACTCTGGAAAAGTGGTCAGGCAGTGAGCGCTTTGCCATCAATATTACTGTTTTTGACCGTCCTTTTACAATGAACGGCATTGAAAATGTTGTAGGTGACTTTACAACAAATGTCTTATTGGACTATACTTCCTGTCAAGATGGCAGAACAGATCTTATCGGTAGGCTTAGAGAATTGCGAGACCGGATGTACCTGTACTTTGACCATTCGGCGTTTGAAGGAATTGAGTTGATTCGTGAAATAGCAAAGGTACAGGAAATTAAGACTGAAAGCTTGATGCCAATCGTTTTCACTAGCATGCTGTTTGATGGTGCTTCAAATTTTGATTGGGATTGTGTGAAATACAGTCTTACGCAAACATCACAGGTTAGTTTGGACAGTCAGGTGCACCGCCAAAAAGACAGCTATTTAATCGCTTGGGATTATCTGATTAAGCTATATCCAGAGCATATGATAGAAGACATGTTTCGTTATTACTGCCAAATGCTTGAAAGCCTGATGCAAAAAAGTACGGATCGGGTGATTTTTCCTGATGAGAGCGCGGTCAGCGCATATAATCAAACGCAAGAGAAGCAAATGGGTGCGCCCTTGGATTTGCTGCTGCAAGAGTCACTTTTGAAATATAACGATAACATTGCGGTCATTCAAGGTGAAAAGAGACTTTCTTATAGGGAGCTATATGAGAAAAGTGAGCACTTGATTGCAAACATCCAAACACAAGGCATAGAAAAAGGGGATTCCATTGTCGTTCTTACAAGGCGAAATATACAAACCATTGCCGTACTGACCGCAATGGTACGCATGGGAGTTGTGTATATTCCTGTTCCGGCTGCCTACCCACAGCAGCGTGTACAGTATATCGAGAAGCATTCCGGTGCTAAAGGGATCCTCGATGCAACTGAGCTGTACCAGAATATGGACGAAACTGCCAAACCGCAGAAAATAAGCCCTTGCAGTCTAGAGGACTCTTTATATGTCATTTATACCTCCGGAAGCACTGGAGAGCCGAAAGGTGTCGAGATGACACATGGTGCAGTTGTGAACACTCTTTTGGATATAAACAAGAGATTTTGTATTACTGCGTCTTCTACGGCAATTGCCTTGTCTGCGCTGAATTTTGATTTGTCGGTATACGATGTATTTGGTATGTTGCTGGCAGGCGGAACGATTTCTCTGATTTCTGAAACCAGAGATTCTGCAGAAATAGAAAATGTGTTGAAGGAAGGAGCTGTTTCAATATGGAATTCGGTTCCGGCTCTCATGGAGCTCTTCTTGGAAGGCGTCACAGACGAATATATCAATCCTGAATTGCGTCTTGTGCTGCTGAGCGGCGACTGGATCAGTACGGATCTGCCGGAAAAAATCCGCTACCATTTTCCAAACGCAAAAACGGTCAGCCTTGGAGGTGCTACGGAAGCAGCGATATGGTCAATATACTACCCGATTGACCGGGTGGCACCCGAATGGGACAGCATACCTTATGGATATCCTCTAAGCAATCAGAGAATATATGTATTGGACGGCAGCTATGAGATCTGCCCTTATGACGTGCCGGGAGAAATCTATATCGGTGGCGTTGGATTGGCTAAAGGCTATAGGAATGACGAAAAGAAAACCAATGCGGCATTTATCCAAGCAAACGTTTTCGGGAGGCTCTATAAAACAGGTGATTATGGAAAATTTACAAGAGACGGCTATGTCGTTTTTCTCGGCAGACGAGACGGACAGGTAAAAATCGGAGGACACCGTATTGAATTGGGAGAAATTGAAGGGCAGATGCGTCAAATTCCACGCATTAAGGAGACTGTGGTTTTACTGAATAAGAGGAAGCAATTAGTCGCTTATTATACCTCGCATGAAGCAGTTGAGGCGCAAGCGATACAAGAGTCCCTAGCGGCATTTCTTCCGCCATACATGATTCCGAAACAGTTCCATCATCTTTCAGAAATGCCGTTAACCGCTAACGGAAAGCTGGACAGAAGAGCATTGTCACACATGGATGTACAGGCTCCGGAGGAAGGAAGAGGAACGTTTCAGGGAGAAATAGAACCGCAGATCAAGGAGATATGGGCCGCAAATTTAGGCTATGATGCGATTGGCCCTTATGATGATTATTTTGCTCTGGGAGGCGATTCAATTACAGCGCAAAGGATACGAACGTCGATTCAGAAGAAGTTTGGAGTTAAAATTCCTTTTACCACAATCATTGAACAGGGAAATATCCGCAGCTTATCCGCAGTGGTGACGAGAGAGATTGAACGCTCTGCGGTACGGCATGAGGAAAAAAACATAACGGCGGCTGAACTAAAAAATGAGTATCCGATGACTGGTGTGCAGTTGGCGTATTATACGGGCAGAAATAGCAGCTTTGAGCTAGGGAGGTATAACGCACACTATTATTTTGAGCTTGATATGGATTTTTCTGCAAGCAGGCTGGAGCGCAGTGTACAAAAACTGATTAAGAGGCATGAGGCGCTGCGTACCGTATTTCATAAAAATGGAATGCAGGAAGTGATGCAGAATACAGCGAAGTACAAAGTAGAGGCTGTCGATGCCGGATTGTGGAGCGAAAGCAGGATTGAGGAAGAAGCACTTAAAATACGGGAGCAGCTTTCTCATAAAACCTATGATCACGGTAAATGGCCGTTGTTTACATTTAAGGTCATAGAAAAGCAAAAAAGCTCTCTGTTGTTTGCAAGTATTGATCTGATGGTGTGCGACGGGGATAGCCTTCAAATTTTACTTGGGGAATTGGCGGAGGATTTACGTACTGGCAGCCTTACGGATACTCTTCCTTATACCTATAGAAATTACTTGGCGGACATAGGAAAGAATATCGGAACGCAGGAATATAGCGATGCGAAGGAATATTGGATGAATCGGATACCGGATTTCGCAGAGTTTCCAAGACTGCCAATGGTGCAAAAGGTATCAGATTGCAGAGAATATCGGATTAAGCGCGTAAAAGAATACATACCCGCTGCTATTTGGAAGAAAACAAAAGAGGCAGCAAAGGCTCACCGGGTTTCTCCTTCTGCGTTATTGTGTGCAATTTATGCAATGGTGCTATCAAAGTGGAGCAATCAAACAGATTTAATGATTAATATGACTGTTTTTCAAAGAGTGCCGGTGCATCCGGATGTAAGCCACATCATCGGAGATTTTACAAAATTAGTCCCTCTTAATCTGAAAGCAGACACGAAAAATCTGTGGGAAGCGGCTAAAAAAACGCAAAATCAAATTCTGACAGATCTAGAGCATATTGCATTTGACGGTACTGAAATTGTACGTGAACTTTCTAAGCGATCCGGTGCCTTAGGAAAAGCGCTTCTGCCTGTTGTCTTTACGTGTATCCTCTTTGATTCACCGGAGGATTGGTTTGAGCAGCTGGGTAAGCTGCGGTATGCGATTTCTCAGACACCACAGGTGTTCTTGGATAATCAGATCATTGAAATGCGTGGAGCGCTCCACATATCCTGGGATTATGTCGAAGAGCTCTTTGATGAGGACATCCTTCATAGTATTTTTTCTGATTTTGTTACGGCAATACGGCACGCTTATGAGACAGATATGTTGAAATATGATGTGAACGAGAGCATAGAAGCTGCTTGGAGGGGCTATAACCACAGCATTCAGTCGGTGAGTCCGGTTACTCTACACAGCCTGTTTGAAAAACAGGCACAGAAAACTCCGGATGCCATTGCGCTGATTGACGGCGAACGAGGTATTTGTTATGGAGAAATTGAAAGAAAATCCAATCAAATTGCACAGTATTTGATTCATAAGGGTGTAAGGGCTCATTCGGAACGTATAGGAATTTTATCCATCCGGTGTGCGGAGACGGTGATATCCATCCTCGGAGCGCTGAAAGCCGGAGCTGCTTATGTTCCGATTGATGCCGATTTTCCGAATGAACGTCGGAAGTATATCTTAGATGACAGCAGATGCAGCCTTTTGCTTGAGCCTTCTATTTATTCCTCCGGCGTCTTAGAAGGGTTTGAAGGCATTCCGGTTAATACCCAAATGGACCCATACTCCTTGGCTTACATCATATATACCTCAGGCAGCACCGGAGTACCGAAGGGAGTCAAGATATCTCATCAGGCAGCCTGCAATACAATTATAGATATCAATCAAAAAATTAGTTTGTCAGAATCGGACTGCTTAATTGGAATTTCATCCATTTGCTTTGACTTGTCTGTTTATGACATGTTCGGAGCCTTTAGTAAGGGTGCACGCCTTGCTATTGTACCGGAGCCGAGAGATATTCCAGCGGTTGTTTCTTTGTTGAAGAAAAACAGAGTATCGATTTGGAATTCCGTACCGGTAATCTATGGAATGGCTGTGGATCATATGCAAAATAAAAATCTGCATCAAGAGATTCCTCTCAGAGAAATTTTGCTGAGCGGAGACTGGATTCCACTTGATTTGCCGCTGCGCTCTAAGTGCTTGTTTTCGGATTCAAAGTTTATGAGCTTGGGTGGAGCGACAGAGGCATCTATCTGGTCCATTTATTATAATGTGACCGAAGTGAAGAAAACATGGAATAGTATTCCGTACGGCATGCCGCTTATGAATCAGACTATGTATGTTTTGGACCGTGATTTAGAGCTTTGCGCACCTGGTGTCAAAGGAGACATTTATATCGGCGGTGTCGGCCTTGCGTTGGGATATCAGGGAGACAGCGTGAAAACAGAAAAGGCGTTTCTTGTTCATCCGCATTGGGGGCGCATCTATAAAACGGGGGACATTGGAACCTACCATAAAGAAGGATGGATCGAGTTTTTGGGAAGAGAAGATACGCAAGTGAAAATCCGCGGTTTTCGCGTTGAATTAGGGGAGATTGAATCTGCGCTGGAGCGCTTGCCTGAGGTGGATGAAGCAGCGGCAACCCTTTATGAGCGGGGAAGCACAAAGCAAATTATTGGATATTTTGTTTGTAGGAATCACACTTCAGGCGATTCTTTGAAGATAAAAAAGTCATTGTCGTCTTTTTTGCCGGAATACATGATTCCGTCACAGCTCATACAGCTTCCGGCATTTCCTCTGTCTGCAAACGGGAAGGTGGACAAAAGCAAGTTACCGAAGCCTTCCGAAACAGAAAATCTTGAAGAGAATACCGTTTTTACGGCACCGGAAACGAACCTTCAAAAGCAGCTGGTGGATATTTGGGAGAACATTTTTGAAATGAAACATATAGGAATAGAGGATGATTTTTACTCTTTAGGTGGGGATTCCATTACGTTAATGAAGCTCATTGACGAACTGCAAATGAAGCTTGGAATCCTTGTATCCATTGATGAAATTTTAGAAAACGTCACGGTGCGGGAGGTTGCAGATCTCATAGAAGGAACAAAAGCATAG
- a CDS encoding bifunctional Gfo/Idh/MocA family oxidoreductase/class I SAM-dependent methyltransferase, with translation MRVIVCADAYAEAYFSALKGLNHTFEIAGLMAENTDANRKFAERCQTQLYTDIDALPDKIDLGIIARAVPFSLGGCSTVAEQFIERGIHVYQEEPVQKDILIHLMKKAKKNSLCYRVGKPYLRLPAMQAFCSCMKKVLEDRAVYEIGIDADLGICYSIIYLLMNILPKARSLTSLNFKEVSSGRYVVFGEMGDIPFQFQTNALRHSPFPVLHRIIVNTDRGSLSLNGSQGPIFWEEAVKVPLENLSFRESRQYISSFVPSCQLIWQNQAHSIGKFVLQEWPSAIREELLQMELAMQMKRQDAVLAQKEILCAGNWEAILGNTYSEHFEGRREAVKHDLWNPAVLKYSINKKTDLTGEELISYCESLEFDFLSLCVEQRAQTLLVTMLHFLQEKGLFLSADTSYRAEEIIQKVGVASEHEHVLLRWIDVLSQKGFLTFINGKYSYTAKVTEEQVKRGWKEMAYLWDYRLSSPKSTEYLQNNVRSLSSLMDGSQKATLLLFPEGRLDFADSLYKETVILQYCNHMIARTVTDYIKKKEEDKREGKHNRLKVLEIGAGTGATTDTILSHLSQTPYIDRVEYLFSDVSSFFLQAAQKRYEVNLPVTYQIIDINSDLDGQGLEKDSMEVIVAVGVLNNARETNHAVAALLKILRKGGILLIAETVAEVLDILVSQAFMMEKPEDVRKGENKTFLSAEVWRKILNEQGKLIGEYPKDGHPLNLLGQKLFVVGKKEKICI, from the coding sequence ATGAGAGTAATAGTATGCGCAGATGCATATGCAGAGGCTTATTTCTCTGCGTTAAAGGGGTTGAATCATACCTTTGAGATTGCAGGCTTGATGGCAGAGAATACAGACGCAAATAGAAAATTTGCTGAACGCTGCCAAACACAGTTATACACTGATATAGATGCACTTCCAGACAAGATTGATCTTGGGATTATTGCCCGTGCCGTGCCATTCTCCTTAGGAGGGTGCAGCACGGTAGCGGAGCAGTTTATAGAGAGAGGGATACACGTTTACCAGGAGGAGCCGGTACAAAAGGATATTTTGATTCACTTAATGAAAAAAGCAAAAAAGAATAGCCTTTGTTATAGAGTCGGAAAACCATATCTGAGATTACCGGCAATGCAGGCTTTTTGCTCCTGTATGAAAAAAGTTTTAGAGGATAGAGCAGTTTACGAGATTGGAATTGATGCAGACTTAGGAATCTGTTATTCTATTATCTATTTATTGATGAACATACTGCCAAAGGCAAGAAGCCTGACTTCGTTAAACTTCAAGGAAGTATCCTCTGGCAGATATGTAGTATTTGGGGAAATGGGAGATATTCCGTTTCAGTTTCAGACAAATGCTTTAAGGCACTCTCCTTTTCCTGTCTTGCACCGTATCATAGTGAATACTGACAGGGGAAGCCTTTCCTTGAATGGATCACAGGGACCTATTTTTTGGGAAGAGGCGGTGAAAGTGCCGCTGGAGAACCTTTCTTTTCGGGAGAGCAGGCAGTATATTTCTTCATTTGTGCCCTCCTGTCAGCTGATATGGCAAAATCAAGCACACAGTATTGGGAAATTCGTTTTGCAGGAATGGCCCTCTGCCATCAGAGAGGAGTTGCTTCAAATGGAATTAGCAATGCAGATGAAGAGACAGGATGCAGTTTTGGCGCAGAAAGAAATTTTATGCGCAGGTAATTGGGAAGCGATTTTAGGAAATACATATTCAGAGCACTTTGAAGGACGAAGAGAAGCGGTAAAGCATGATTTGTGGAACCCGGCTGTTTTGAAATATTCAATTAATAAAAAGACAGATTTAACGGGTGAGGAGCTGATCTCTTATTGTGAATCCTTGGAATTTGATTTTTTGTCTCTTTGTGTTGAACAACGAGCGCAAACTCTTTTAGTTACAATGCTACATTTTCTACAGGAAAAAGGCTTATTTCTGTCAGCTGATACCAGCTATAGAGCAGAAGAGATTATTCAAAAGGTGGGTGTTGCTTCGGAGCATGAGCATGTATTGCTTCGTTGGATTGATGTTTTATCACAAAAGGGTTTTCTTACTTTTATAAACGGGAAATATTCGTATACGGCTAAAGTCACGGAAGAGCAAGTGAAAAGGGGATGGAAAGAAATGGCTTACTTATGGGATTATCGATTGAGTTCTCCGAAATCGACTGAGTATCTGCAAAATAATGTGCGTTCCTTATCTTCTTTAATGGATGGAAGTCAAAAGGCGACACTTTTGCTGTTTCCGGAAGGACGGTTGGATTTTGCAGACAGCCTTTATAAGGAAACCGTTATTCTACAGTATTGCAATCATATGATTGCAAGGACAGTTACGGATTATATAAAGAAGAAGGAAGAAGATAAAAGGGAAGGAAAACACAACCGTCTTAAAGTGCTTGAGATTGGTGCGGGAACCGGAGCAACTACAGATACCATTTTGTCTCACCTCTCACAAACACCTTATATTGACCGGGTTGAATATCTTTTTAGTGATGTTTCGTCCTTCTTTCTTCAGGCGGCACAGAAACGGTATGAAGTGAATCTGCCAGTTACCTACCAAATAATTGATATTAATAGTGACCTTGATGGACAGGGGCTCGAAAAGGATAGTATGGAGGTCATAGTTGCCGTCGGCGTATTAAATAATGCGAGAGAAACGAACCATGCCGTCGCCGCCTTATTAAAAATATTAAGAAAGGGAGGAATTCTTCTGATTGCGGAAACGGTAGCAGAGGTCTTAGATATTCTTGTATCGCAAGCATTTATGATGGAAAAGCCAGAGGATGTTAGAAAAGGGGAGAATAAAACATTTCTTTCGGCTGAAGTGTGGAGAAAAATTCTAAATGAACAGGGCAAACTCATTGGTGAATATCCTAAGGATGGACATCCGTTGAATCTGCTGGGTCAGAAATTGTTTGTGGTCGGTAAAAAGGAGAAAATATGCATTTAG
- a CDS encoding 4'-phosphopantetheinyl transferase family protein yields MCHNLMLDPDWKKAAVEIDSFLTEFFRTDEMFKGRIRENGCNIKMNDLFYKESQSVCIEAGIHVFALSIDEIDRKGYERLLQNVSLCRREKALKYKNLTDSVRTVCGELLLRYGISQKYKKYISVEALHFQFTDYGKPYISGSNKLFFNISHSGRWVVCAVSGCEIGIDIEKIDTSIDLNLAEHCFHKKEIGSINTETEDKYELFFHFWTAKESYIKCTGKGLFEPLNHFCIFEDSVVHDGLPMSHKLFFYNGFHGYSMSICSSCKSAAFERISLVTINDIVQMLDRG; encoded by the coding sequence TTGTGCCATAATTTGATGCTCGACCCTGATTGGAAAAAAGCGGCCGTAGAAATTGATTCGTTTTTAACGGAATTTTTTAGAACGGATGAGATGTTTAAAGGAAGAATAAGAGAAAACGGGTGCAATATAAAAATGAACGATTTGTTTTATAAAGAATCACAAAGCGTCTGCATAGAAGCAGGTATACATGTTTTTGCTCTTTCCATTGATGAAATTGATAGGAAGGGTTATGAAAGATTGCTGCAGAATGTCAGTCTTTGTCGCAGAGAGAAAGCTTTGAAATATAAGAATCTTACGGATTCGGTTCGAACCGTATGCGGCGAACTTCTGCTAAGGTATGGAATATCTCAAAAATATAAAAAATATATTTCCGTTGAAGCATTACATTTTCAGTTTACGGATTATGGAAAGCCCTATATTTCCGGAAGCAACAAGCTTTTCTTTAATATCTCACATTCCGGCAGATGGGTGGTGTGTGCAGTATCTGGATGCGAAATCGGAATTGACATCGAAAAAATAGACACATCTATTGATTTGAATTTAGCAGAACACTGTTTTCATAAAAAGGAAATAGGTTCAATCAATACAGAGACAGAGGATAAGTATGAGTTGTTTTTTCATTTTTGGACAGCAAAGGAAAGTTACATAAAATGCACTGGAAAAGGTCTGTTTGAACCGCTGAATCATTTTTGTATTTTCGAAGATTCCGTGGTGCATGATGGCCTTCCTATGTCGCATAAACTGTTTTTTTATAACGGCTTTCACGGCTACAGCATGAGTATATGCAGCAGCTGCAAAAGTGCTGCTTTCGAACGGATCAGCCTCGTTACAATAAATGATATTGTTCAAATGCTGGATAGAGGGTAA